The Mobula birostris isolate sMobBir1 chromosome 1, sMobBir1.hap1, whole genome shotgun sequence sequence TCACATCTATCTTGGAGCAGTTCTGTTTGTGAGTGGAAGGAgaacaactttttaaaaataattgctGTCTCTTCTGTTTTATTTAACAAGTATGTTGTTTTAATTCTGAAACTTATTAAATgctttttggcagtgaattgaCACTGTTCGTGTCAATGTTTGTAAAATTATTTTGGATGTTTCAGCCCTGTAATTATCATCAGCATGACTGGTAAGTACAATTCTGTGGATTAAACATGTTCATGGAATATGACAGCTGACGTAATAGTAAAAATCAAGAAAATGTTTTCTTAATAAATAATGAATACTAAATTAGAAAAGCATCCTGCAACATATTTGTTTGAAGAACACTAAGTAACTGAGGGAGACAATATAATTTGGAATAACTATACTTTGCCACCATCTCATGTGCAGCATTGATACTGCAGTGAGAAGAAGAATGCAACTGGCCCAGGTATTTTGTATTTTGCTTGAAGGTGCGCTTTGGTGCAGGTTCTACACCCTGGAGTATTGCCCTTTTCATCAAACCAACATTCCAAAAATTACTATCATCCCCAAAATGTTACCTAACATGCAAAATACAGAGAATGGTAATTGAAAAAACCATCCTGTGGGGGATGTTAATATAACCTGAAAAGCAAGTGCCTTCAATTGAATTATTTTTCCATAGCTTTCAACCAATGGATCATTTTTTTTTAGGAAAGTAACTGCTTGATTAAGGAATTTGTATTTAATGTTTTTTTCATTAAATGGAAGCTGATTACTATATATGACATAAGAAAGTTCAAAGCCCAGAAATCCACAGCTTAAATGTGTaaagaaataatgaaaaaaagtcaaataactgcagatgctggaaaactgaaattaaaATAAGTGTTTGAGatgctcaggtcaggcagcatctatggacagaggATCAGTTAATTGTGATCAGAATTGGAGTTCAAACATGCTTTAACTTGCAGAGAAACAGGGAGGGGCAGAGGGTATAAAGGGACTGAGCTAATGGAGTAACTGTATTTTAATAATTGGAACTGTGTAGTTGGTTCTGACAATGGTAAAATCTAAAGTATAACTGGGAATTTTTGTGGTGAAAGGAGTATCAAGAAAAAGTGCAGATTTCAATTGACAGtaagtgatgggtgcatggattTTTCTTGTTTCATCCTTGTAGCTCTGATTCAGTATGCATCCTGTTCCCAATAAACTCTGGGTGCAGAGTTGAAGGATTTTAAGGGCTTTTGTCTTAAATGAATTGCTGATGTttagaaatgtagcaaatgtaaTACTTTTGTTTATTACAGAATCCAACAATTGATTGAAGAGGTATTGGGAAATTCCAAACATCTGAAATGGCTCTCCCTTGGTTTTATGCTGGAGGTAGTAACTCCCACAACACTAGCAGCCTTGCCTCAGTCCAGTGCCAACTGCATTGAACATCTGAGTCTCCTGGATACCCACTTTATTAATAAAACCCCAATTATTGAGGCAGTTGAGTTGGAGCGCTTTCTTAACCTGCGATCACTTGCATTGGATTTCTGCGATTTTACTGCTGAAGTAACACGAGTACTCGCCAACAGCAACCATGTGCCTTTGCATAGGTTGTCTCTTGTAATACATCATCTCTCGATGTCCAACATACAcgttttagataacatgccacAAGATGCAGATTGGAAGGTGCTTACCAGGCACTGTGCAAATCTTCATGTTTACATCATGGCCTTTAATGTCAGGAATGACATTTTGCTTAGAATTCTGAAGCCAAGCATACCTTTAGGGAGAATTCACTTTGACAGCTCAACTAATGGTGTTTCAGGTGCCGTGGTAGATCTCATATCCAGGCAGTATGACAAATCCCTTACCCACTTCCTCCTAATAAAGGATGCAGAGCAAGGCATTAATGGTTTTCCAGATCTCAGCGACAACCGCAATGAAGACCCTTTGGTGCTTTTGGCATGGAAGTGTACAAAGCTTTCTCACCTTTCAATCCATGGTAAGCAGTGGGTctatttgtgctttttttttgtattaatgttGGTCTTGGTGCGATAATTTTTGACTTGTGTTTCTCTTGAGTATTTATTCTTGAATAATAGAAAGCAACAAACTTTGCAGAAAAATAAACTGTATAGATTGAATAGTAAAGCAGTGCAAAATTAGACATTTACAGGAGAAATAATGTTAGCTGAAGAGCCTTCCCGTGCTGTGCTGTTCCATGAAATTGTCAAAATTTCTAGAGCAGTTAATCATTAAAATGAAATTAGATTTCTGGCCAATGAACTAATTTTTGTACTGAATATTAAATTGGTGAAATATGTTTTAGAGGATTATGCTTCCACTGTTGAACTGGTTTCTTGGGAAAACAGCAATGTGAAATTTTAGATAGCAACTTTATTGTGATTGTCATGGTGCTGCATTGTGGATTGCTTGGTGATGTATTTTAACCTTATCTGGAGTCCATAGTTAATAGCCAAGTTTGTGTGAATtctgtaaaataaataaataaataaataattgtgtAAATATTGTTTGAGTCcctaatttttaaattttttcctCAATCCAGGTTATGCAGTTTGGGCGCATAATCTCATTGCTATAGCTCGGCTCCGTGGGCCAGAGCTGCAAGTCCTGGAGGTCACTGAGGAAAGCATTAATTTTGATGAAGATGCGATGGCTGACCTGGATGGAGATCCTGTGCAGAATCTCATTGAAGAAGTGTCCATAGGCTTAGGAAAGCGGTGGCATCCAGTAATGAAAAATGAAACCCTTTACGTTTTCAGTGAGACCACTCGTTATTTTTACAAAGAGATGCAGCGCTTCAGTGAAGGCATTTAGCATTTCAAAACTTGTGTATTAGAGGGCCCTGCATTTTTCAGTAATAAGTTAACATTTACATGTGCTGTTAATTAGTATTAGTTATAAATATATACACTTGTTTATCTTGCTTAACCTGTAAATGTAGTCGGTATTGGTTTAGAAGTAGATGTGGCAAGAGTCACTGGATTTTCTCTGTCAGCGCCTGTGTCAACTGCCAAAGAAAACAGAATGAAGAAGTGCCCACATGCTGGCAGGGGCAGGCCAATGGCTGGTCAGCCAGAACCTACGAGTTTAAAAGGTCGAATTTTCGACCTGTGGTACACAGCTGTGCTGTGGCTCAGTCAACAACTTTCAGCTCTTAAATGAACGTGCACCTGGTTCACTGTGAATagtgaatacaaaaaaaaatcagttctaACAAAGCTATGAGCTGCTGCTATGATTTTTGAGAACATTCCACTAGGATAACTTTTAAAATCTTGTTAAAGCAAGAGGCTTTAAAAGCCGCAATGTTCAGGGCAACCGCGGGTACAGTCGTGGTCTCTGTGAGACTAGCACCTGACCCCAGTTTTAAGTGGTACGAATGTTGTGCATTTAATGTAAAGGACAGCCAGTATTACTCAGTGTGGCCATCATGCTGCCCAGCAGTGCTGTGACCTGGCTGCTTTGTATAAGCTTGTAAAACAAATTTACTGTATGCAACATATGTCAAGATTCTATTTATGAAGAAAGTGTGAGTGGTGATTGTTTCAAATGGTTTTACCATCTTGTCAAAGATGATGCATTTTGACAGGTGTGCATTATGTTGCGTGTCTCCAGTGATTAATGCACTTACCATGCGGATTTTATATGTACATCTGTAGAGTGGATCCACTGGTGCAATGTATGAAAATGCCAGATGTGGTGAGATTTTATCATTGAATGAGATCATATGAAATACTGACAGAAAATGTGAGGAAAGCAGTTGAATGTTAAATTAATGTTTAAAGTTGTGTTGACTGCTGATTGTTTTAATCTATCAATAAAGCATTCAAATGTCTTATTTACGTAATGTTTAGTGCTAAAGTTTTGGGAATTTACAATGACGTTTTAAGCTTTATCATGTTGTAGGCTTTGCCAGAAGTTGCATGTACTGACAGTAACTACATTGATTGGTTTAAAAGTCTAAACTAGTTTACATACACTCTGAATACTGTATTAGTATTTGCAGTAAAGTGTGGTTACAAACTTTATCACTGATTTTGCTCCTACCGTACTACTTAAATGTTTAGCACTTCAAATATGAAATTGCAGTGATCTTATGAGGTTTCATTACCATAATGATTCTACAATACTCTTCCCCAATAACCATCAAGATGTGAAAAAGGTTTAAATATAATTAGAAGAACTGGGCCCTTGGACTTGTTTGAAGATCTTTCTACAGTGTTTTTTGAAACTTGTTTGCTTCATGGTATGCATTTCTATATAATGGAATGTTCTGGCTAGGCAAAACTGTTTGATGGCAGTAACTGAGGAATGTGCTGTGCGGATAGTATAGAAGCAGTGACTTGTATACTTGCCTGTTAAGAATAGAAATACTAGGAATTTGTGGTAAGTGAGATATTGAGGATACTAGTTCCATTATTATAGAATGATACATTCTTGGGATGTATTCAGATGGCAATTGTCTTCTGTTTAGTGCCACTTAAATTGGGTTGGTTGGATTTTCATATTTTTGCTAGGCACTTCAGAGGCCAAATAGAACCAATAAACCACCTAGTTACACTTGTAATTAATGTTTGCTAGACTTTATCATGGTTGGATATTGCAAAATCAGTTATCTGATTATTTACCACTGTTTCCAAATAGATGTGGTATGATGTTTTTTTGGAACTTGAGGTCCTTTAGCTCTTGGATAACTTGCATTTAGCAAGGGATGTCTCGCCAATGTTGATGCAATAAGGTTTGGATTCTGTAgttcagggtttcccaacctcttattttatgccatggacccctgctcTAGTTGATGGAAGAGAAAATATTCAAGGCCAGTGTTTACATAGACCACTGCTGTTTAGGGATTTTGAATTGTCTGTCTATTGTTTCTCTCATTGCTTTATTTCAAGTGCACAGTGCTATTCaatgaaaatattttggttttctcagaAAGTCATTGCAACGCAATTAGACAGCAAACAGTAGTACGATTATCTGTTTTAGGGAATATTTCACAATTTGTTAATAACAAACGGAACCATTATCAATTATCATTCCAACTCAATCCCAAATTCCATCAGTTACTGTTAGCCTGAAATTTGTGCAAATCATTCCTAGGATTGTTCCATTTATTTGCCTGTCTTTAGTTAGTGAGCTGCTGCTTGAATTTGACCTCTTATTGCTTTATCTTTTTTGAAGTAGATAGGTGAGTGGTGGTAACTAAATACAATATTCTACCATTGTTTTCTTAGGCTATCTCCTTGTAGTGAAATATGATGTACTTGCTTTTCATAGTGGCATCTTGAAGCAGACCAAGTTTGATCACCATATCTAAGGACTGATTTCATCGTAAGGATCACTGCTATATCTtctctccaccacccccccccccagaggtGCAAGAACAATTAATGATCCAAACTGACCAATTTAATGCCTAAGAACTAAGTGGATAGGgatataaagtggatgtggaaaaaCAACTTGTAAAGTCCCATAACCATTTACCTTCATTCCTATGTACGTGAAGttgtatgcaaaaaaaaaatgcacatcAGAAGTTCATTGTTTAAATCAACCTTGTTTTtattttcagtatgttacaataaacATTTTTACATTCTATATGTTCTTCAAACATTCCTTTTATCTTAGGCCTATAAATCTGCATTTACAGTGGTGGAACTAGTATTAGTACCACCTTGGACATGCACATGAATGACATTAATTAAAATTCCAACAATTCATATTGTTTTGCCATTCAAGTTAAGCATTTACAAATT is a genomic window containing:
- the fbxo33 gene encoding F-box only protein 33, translated to MALCGAMAAAAALPCEVIVHIFSFLPPWDRLRASSVCSKWRECLFYPSLWPELRLRLRGSAAERCRLDFLMKKCGSFVRELRVEFESGGGGRPDPLRSYMDEVVCVLKSVRSNRNLQKLSVFGDIYLQEPDDKHSHEIQQLIEEVLGNSKHLKWLSLGFMLEVVTPTTLAALPQSSANCIEHLSLLDTHFINKTPIIEAVELERFLNLRSLALDFCDFTAEVTRVLANSNHVPLHRLSLVIHHLSMSNIHVLDNMPQDADWKVLTRHCANLHVYIMAFNVRNDILLRILKPSIPLGRIHFDSSTNGVSGAVVDLISRQYDKSLTHFLLIKDAEQGINGFPDLSDNRNEDPLVLLAWKCTKLSHLSIHGYAVWAHNLIAIARLRGPELQVLEVTEESINFDEDAMADLDGDPVQNLIEEVSIGLGKRWHPVMKNETLYVFSETTRYFYKEMQRFSEGI